The SAR202 cluster bacterium DNA window ATCAGTTGTCCAACCATCACAACGTTTTTCTTCGAAAGCAGCTTGTAAAGGATCGTTTGTTTCAAAAGTTAATGGGGTATAATTTAATCCAGCGGATGTAAATCTATCATCAAGGTTTAATTCAGTTGTTGTTCCTTGTAATACACAAACTGTAGCTCCGTCCATATCTTCTATGGTTTGGTATCCACTGTCTGCATATACCATCATTCCTTGACCGTCATAGAATGTTGTAGCAGTAAAATCATTTGCTAGGTCACGATCTCTACTTGCTGTCCAAGTAGTATTTCTGATCAACAAATCAATTTCACCAGCACCGAGTGCCTCAAAACGAGCAGAAGCAGTTAAAGGTACATATTCCACTTTACTAGCATCTCCAAGTATTGCAGCTGCTACTGCTTTACAGTAATCAACATCAAACCCTTCAAATGTTCCTGCTGCTGTTAAAACTCCGAAACCTGTTAGGTTGTCATTAACGCCACACTTCAGTGTTCCTCGGTTTATAACTGTTTGTAAGGTTGAAGGTTTTTCAACCTCAACTTCTTTAATAACTTCTACTGTTTCTGTAATAGTTTCAGCGTCTGATCCACATGCTGAAAATAGTCCTATAGACATTACAGATAACAATATAAACATAAAACGAAAATTTTTCATAAGGGTCTCCTTTGAAAATATAACTTGTAGTCCACCCCAATCCACTAGAGTATCATAACATTATTTTAGAAAATTGTTAACAATAACGTATTACGTAATTTTAATCTAAATTTATTTCGGATAACGTTATAATTGCATTGTATAGATAAATAATCTGTTCAATTATAGGCAAATCTATTTCAATATATTCTTCGGTTTGGTCAATTTCTCCTAAACTTTCAGGACCTGGAATTGTTTTTAAAATAATTTCGTTTATTTCTCCATTTGGAAGTACAACTACACATCCATATTTATCGGAATATTCTTTTGGAACAGGAATTTCAATTGCTTGGATAGTTTGCATGTTTAAGAAACCTGGGAAAGGACGAATTTGAGACGCCAACTCTTTCAGGATTTCTTGCAATGATTCTTTTGATTTTTCTAACGCTGAATTTGTAAGTAATACAAAGTTAGATTTATCAGAAAATAAACTGCTCATGATTTATCATTCTATCAGAATTGACACA harbors:
- a CDS encoding amino acid ABC transporter substrate-binding protein: MFILLSVMSIGLFSACGSDAETITETVEVIKEVEVEKPSTLQTVINRGTLKCGVNDNLTGFGVLTAAGTFEGFDVDYCKAVAAAILGDASKVEYVPLTASARFEALGAGEIDLLIRNTTWTASRDRDLANDFTATTFYDGQGMMVYADSGYQTIEDMDGATVCVLQGTTTELNLDDRFTSAGLNYTPLTFETNDPLQAAFEEKRCDGWTTDKSGLASKRAEFPASAGGPEALTVLAETLSKEPLGPLTRDNDSQFYDVVQWVVFGLIQAEESGITSGNVSAMAANPTDPGMARLLGVPFAGGEVADFQFGVDPKFIQNAIAAVGNYGEIYERHLTPLGLTRSGSLNAQWTNGGLIYAPPFR